In a single window of the Micromonospora sp. WMMD1155 genome:
- a CDS encoding AGE family epimerase/isomerase gives MTDLPRSDAAPTPAPAGSPELPDLDEFLADQTRTLLDTAGRSVRPEGGFWWLTDDRTPDRDEPVFTWITCRMTHVAALAHRGGDPDAAALVDHGVAALSTLLRDDRYGGWFSAVDQQGAPVDDRKAGYDHAFVLLAASSAVRAGRPGAEQLLADVLAVVRDRFWDDEVGAVRESWNRDWTVTEDYRGANSSMHMVEAFLAATAATGDASWADRALRIATHLVHGEAARHDWRLPEHFTADWTPLPDYNRDQPADPFRPYGSTIGHWLEWARLLLELEAVLPQPPRWLLSDARALFAASVRRGWAVDGADGFVYTIDWDDRPVVRSRMHWVLAEAVGAAITLHRRTGDEVYADWYRVFWAYARRNLIDGTGWRHELDAQNLPSDTVWHGRPDVYHAYQAVLLSRAADGLGGTGPLAPGEVTA, from the coding sequence ATGACCGACCTGCCCCGATCCGACGCCGCCCCGACCCCCGCTCCGGCCGGGTCACCCGAACTACCCGACCTGGACGAGTTCCTCGCCGACCAGACCCGCACACTGCTCGACACGGCTGGTCGGTCGGTCCGCCCCGAGGGCGGCTTCTGGTGGCTCACCGACGACCGCACCCCGGACCGGGACGAGCCGGTCTTCACCTGGATCACCTGCCGGATGACCCACGTGGCCGCCCTTGCCCATCGCGGTGGTGACCCGGACGCCGCCGCCCTCGTCGACCACGGCGTCGCCGCGCTCAGCACACTGCTGCGCGACGACCGGTACGGCGGCTGGTTCAGCGCTGTCGACCAGCAGGGCGCACCCGTGGACGACCGGAAGGCCGGCTACGACCACGCGTTCGTGCTGCTCGCTGCGTCCAGCGCCGTACGCGCCGGCCGGCCGGGCGCGGAGCAACTGCTCGCCGACGTGCTGGCAGTGGTGCGGGACCGGTTCTGGGACGACGAGGTCGGCGCGGTCCGCGAGTCGTGGAACCGGGACTGGACGGTCACCGAGGACTACCGGGGCGCCAACAGCAGCATGCACATGGTCGAGGCATTCCTCGCGGCCACCGCCGCGACCGGCGACGCGAGCTGGGCGGACCGGGCCCTGCGGATCGCCACCCACCTGGTGCACGGTGAGGCCGCACGGCACGACTGGCGGCTCCCCGAGCACTTCACCGCTGACTGGACGCCGCTGCCCGACTACAACCGGGATCAGCCCGCCGACCCGTTCCGGCCGTACGGCTCCACCATCGGCCACTGGCTCGAATGGGCCCGCCTGCTGCTGGAGTTGGAGGCCGTCCTTCCGCAGCCACCGCGCTGGCTGCTCAGCGACGCCCGTGCCCTGTTCGCCGCCTCCGTACGGCGTGGGTGGGCGGTCGACGGCGCCGACGGCTTCGTCTACACGATCGACTGGGACGACCGGCCGGTGGTCCGCTCCCGGATGCACTGGGTCCTCGCCGAGGCGGTCGGTGCGGCGATCACCCTGCACCGGCGCACCGGTGACGAGGTCTACGCCGACTGGTACCGGGTGTTCTGGGCGTACGCCCGTCGCAACCTGATCGACGGCACCGGGTGGCGGCACGAGCTGGACGCGCAGAATCTGCCCTCGGACACGGTCTGGCACGGCCGACCGGACGTCTACCACGCGTACCAGGCGGTGCTGCTGTCCCGCGCGGCCGACGGTCTCGGCGGCACCGGCCCACTCGCACCGGGGGAGGTGACCGCGTGA
- a CDS encoding carbohydrate kinase translates to MIVVAGEALIDLVVTADGERAVPGGSPANVAVTLARLDQPVRLLARLGTDDYGRQVAEHLRANQVDLDWAVRAEEPTSVAVATLNATGQASYEFRLAGAADWQWTPQELPELAGSSAVAFHTGSLALALAPGGQVFEDLLARERHRDGLTLSIDLNLRPSIVTDREAEQQRVRRQVPLAHLIKASDEDLAWLYPDRSVADVMAEWREVGVSCAVVTRGGEGAWLLAPNGTLHEAAAVRTTVVDTVGAGDSFTGGLLAALADLDALGDRPADRLAAVTEQQWDAVLRQAATVAALTCGRRGADPPRLTELNALLTLQT, encoded by the coding sequence GTGATCGTGGTCGCGGGTGAGGCGCTGATCGACCTGGTGGTCACCGCCGACGGAGAGCGGGCCGTGCCGGGGGGCTCCCCGGCGAACGTGGCGGTCACTCTGGCGCGGCTCGACCAGCCGGTACGACTGCTGGCCCGGCTCGGCACCGACGACTACGGCCGGCAGGTCGCCGAGCACCTGAGGGCCAACCAGGTCGACCTGGACTGGGCGGTCCGCGCCGAGGAGCCAACCTCGGTGGCGGTGGCCACGTTGAACGCGACCGGGCAGGCGAGCTACGAGTTCCGGCTGGCCGGCGCGGCGGACTGGCAGTGGACGCCGCAGGAGCTGCCCGAGCTGGCCGGGTCCTCGGCGGTCGCGTTCCACACCGGGTCGCTCGCGCTCGCGCTGGCCCCCGGCGGGCAGGTGTTCGAGGACCTGCTCGCCCGCGAACGCCACCGGGACGGGCTCACCCTCTCCATCGACCTCAACCTGCGGCCGAGCATCGTCACTGACCGGGAGGCCGAGCAGCAGCGCGTACGCCGGCAGGTGCCCCTCGCGCACCTGATCAAGGCCAGTGACGAGGACCTGGCCTGGCTGTATCCGGACCGGTCGGTGGCCGACGTCATGGCCGAGTGGCGTGAGGTCGGGGTGTCCTGCGCGGTGGTGACCCGGGGTGGTGAGGGCGCCTGGCTGCTGGCCCCGAACGGTACGCTGCACGAGGCGGCGGCGGTACGCACCACTGTCGTCGACACCGTCGGTGCCGGCGACTCCTTCACCGGTGGCCTGCTCGCCGCGTTGGCCGACCTCGACGCGCTCGGCGACCGACCGGCCGACCGCCTCGCCGCGGTGACCGAGCAGCAGTGGGACGCCGTGCTCCGGCAGGCTGCCACGGTGGCCGCGCTGACCTGTGGCCGCCGAGGCGCCGACCCACCCCGTCTCACCGAGCTCAACGCCCTGCTGACCCTGCAGACCTGA
- a CDS encoding LacI family DNA-binding transcriptional regulator: protein MVDVARRADVSLKTVSRVVNDEPVGQELVSRVLAAIAELGFRRNDIARNLRSRQLNATVGLLIEEIANPFYATIASVAAEIAAAHGTMLITASSEEDPERERALLQDFTQRRVDGLLVVPAGLDHSFLRREVELGMPVVFLDRPPQELQADAVLLDNRGGSHAGVGALLDEGHRRVGLLLGAPSVPTMRERLAGARAALVAAGVEPDDSLLRERLIAPEEAGRAVGELLDLPDPPTAFFCANNRLTVGALQELHRRGDDAALVGFDDFELAHLMPRPLTVVAYDTRELARVATERLFSRIAGDDSPPATTVLPTHLMPRGLS from the coding sequence ATGGTCGACGTGGCCCGCCGTGCCGACGTCAGCCTGAAGACGGTCTCCCGGGTGGTCAACGACGAGCCCGTGGGGCAGGAGCTGGTCAGCCGGGTGCTGGCCGCCATCGCCGAGCTGGGCTTCCGGCGCAACGACATCGCCCGCAACCTGCGCTCCCGGCAGCTCAACGCCACCGTCGGGTTGCTCATCGAGGAGATCGCCAACCCGTTCTACGCGACGATCGCCAGTGTCGCCGCCGAGATCGCCGCCGCCCACGGCACCATGCTGATCACCGCCTCCTCGGAGGAGGACCCGGAGCGGGAACGCGCCCTGCTCCAGGACTTCACCCAACGTCGGGTGGACGGGCTCCTGGTGGTGCCGGCGGGCCTGGACCACTCGTTCCTGCGCCGCGAGGTCGAGCTGGGAATGCCCGTGGTGTTCCTGGACCGGCCGCCGCAGGAGCTGCAGGCCGACGCGGTGCTGCTGGACAACCGGGGCGGCAGCCACGCCGGGGTGGGCGCGCTGCTCGACGAGGGGCACCGCCGGGTGGGCCTGCTGCTCGGCGCACCGAGCGTGCCCACGATGCGCGAGCGGCTGGCCGGTGCGCGGGCGGCGTTGGTCGCCGCCGGTGTCGAGCCGGACGACTCGCTGCTCCGCGAGAGGCTGATCGCCCCGGAGGAGGCGGGGCGGGCGGTCGGCGAACTGCTCGACCTTCCGGATCCGCCCACCGCGTTCTTCTGCGCCAACAACCGGCTCACCGTGGGTGCGCTCCAGGAGCTGCACCGCCGGGGCGACGACGCGGCACTGGTCGGCTTCGACGACTTCGAACTGGCCCACCTGATGCCCCGACCGCTGACCGTCGTCGCGTACGACACCCGGGAGCTGGCCCGGGTCGCCACCGAGCGGCTGTTCAGCCGGATCGCCGGCGACGACTCCCCACCCGCCACCACAGTGCTCCCCACACACCTGATGCCTCGCGGCCTGTCCTGA
- a CDS encoding FAD-dependent oxidoreductase yields MAQRLIVIGGDAAGMSAASQARRRRGRDDLEIMVFERGHFTSYSACGIPYWISGLVPGPEALIARDPETFRTEYAMDVRMRHEVTAIDLERREVVARDLEGGGEVRERFDELMYATGAVPVKPPWAATDAGGVFGMQTLDDGAALREWLDAEPRPRRAVVVGGGYIGVEIAEALIQRGLSVTLVEAGTQPMSTVDPDMGELVAEAMRGLGITIRAGLPVTGLEQRDGRVSAVVTAEGPMPTDVVVLGLGVRPNAALAAAAGLPIGTTGGVRVDRRMRVPGMPGIWAAGDCVETLHRVSGMPVHVPLGTHANKQGRVAGINIGGGYATFAGVIGTAVTKVCDLEVGRTGLREGEAEAAGFDFVSVIAESTNRAGYYPGARPMTVKLIAERPNGRLLGAQIVGWSEAAKRIDALAVALWNGMTVDDMTALDLGYAPPYAPVWDPVLIAARKAVDALAALDR; encoded by the coding sequence GTGGCCCAACGGTTGATCGTCATCGGCGGGGACGCCGCCGGCATGTCGGCGGCGTCCCAGGCCCGTCGCCGCCGCGGCCGCGACGACCTGGAGATCATGGTCTTCGAGCGCGGTCACTTCACCTCCTACTCGGCCTGCGGCATCCCGTACTGGATCAGCGGCCTGGTGCCCGGCCCGGAGGCGCTGATCGCCCGGGATCCGGAGACGTTCCGCACCGAGTACGCGATGGACGTGCGGATGCGGCACGAGGTCACGGCCATCGACCTGGAGCGCCGCGAGGTGGTGGCCCGGGACCTGGAGGGCGGCGGCGAGGTCCGCGAGCGCTTCGACGAGCTGATGTACGCCACCGGCGCGGTGCCGGTGAAGCCACCGTGGGCGGCCACCGACGCGGGTGGCGTGTTCGGCATGCAGACCCTGGACGACGGGGCGGCGCTGCGCGAGTGGCTGGACGCCGAGCCGCGACCGCGCCGGGCCGTGGTGGTCGGTGGCGGCTACATCGGCGTCGAGATCGCCGAGGCCCTGATCCAGCGCGGCCTCTCGGTGACCCTGGTCGAGGCGGGCACGCAGCCCATGTCGACGGTGGACCCCGACATGGGCGAGTTGGTGGCCGAGGCCATGCGCGGCCTCGGCATCACGATCCGCGCCGGCCTGCCGGTGACCGGCCTGGAACAGCGGGACGGCCGGGTGTCCGCGGTGGTCACGGCCGAGGGGCCGATGCCCACCGACGTCGTGGTCCTGGGTCTCGGTGTACGCCCCAACGCCGCGCTCGCCGCGGCTGCCGGGCTGCCGATCGGCACGACCGGTGGGGTCCGGGTGGACCGCCGGATGCGGGTGCCCGGGATGCCCGGCATCTGGGCGGCCGGCGACTGTGTGGAGACGCTGCACCGGGTCAGCGGGATGCCGGTGCACGTGCCGCTGGGCACGCACGCCAACAAGCAGGGCCGGGTGGCGGGGATCAACATCGGCGGCGGGTACGCCACGTTCGCCGGGGTGATCGGCACGGCGGTGACCAAGGTCTGTGACCTGGAGGTGGGTCGGACGGGCCTGCGCGAGGGCGAGGCCGAGGCGGCCGGCTTCGACTTCGTCTCGGTGATCGCCGAGTCGACCAACCGGGCCGGCTACTACCCGGGTGCCCGCCCGATGACAGTGAAGCTGATCGCCGAGCGTCCCAACGGTCGGCTGCTCGGCGCGCAGATCGTCGGCTGGTCGGAGGCGGCTAAACGGATCGACGCACTTGCCGTGGCACTCTGGAACGGCATGACGGTGGACGATATGACAGCACTGGACCTGGGCTACGCTCCGCCGTACGCGCCGGTGTGGGACCCGGTGCTCATCGCCGCCCGAAAAGCGGTCGATGCGCTCGCCGCGCTCGACCGCTGA
- a CDS encoding glutamate--cysteine ligase, translating to MTGQVAEAPSGTAAATGLLTVGVEEEFLLVDPHTGAAVPAVDLVMEQVPAELRGQVEREFQTSQIEIGSPPGLELSSIRHSLGVLRGALADAAERAGVRLLAIGTGPVDGPVPPVVDKPRFDRMIERFQLLVPGPGNNGMHVHVGVPDPETGVQVLNHVRPWLPLLHAMTTNSPFARGADTGYASWRSVEWERWPSVAPTPWLESHEHYQRLIRQLISSGVMLDEGMLYWYARLSAKYPTVELRIGDVCPSVDDAVLVAALVRALVSTAMADVEAGRPALRTDHHLLVGAHWRAAHDGLEGQAVDVTTGELATAWELLDRFVDRMRPALEQHGDWAEVTDLLGGLRRHGSGAARQRAVYARTGRLTDVVQDVARQTRG from the coding sequence ATGACCGGCCAGGTGGCGGAGGCGCCCAGCGGAACGGCTGCGGCGACCGGATTGCTCACCGTGGGTGTCGAGGAGGAGTTCCTCCTCGTCGATCCGCACACCGGGGCTGCGGTCCCGGCCGTCGACCTGGTCATGGAGCAGGTGCCGGCCGAGTTGCGCGGGCAGGTCGAGCGGGAGTTCCAGACCAGTCAGATCGAGATCGGCAGCCCACCCGGGTTGGAGCTCTCGTCGATCCGCCACTCCCTCGGCGTGCTGCGCGGGGCGCTCGCCGACGCCGCCGAGCGGGCCGGCGTACGCCTGCTCGCCATCGGCACCGGTCCGGTGGACGGCCCGGTGCCGCCGGTGGTGGACAAGCCCCGGTTCGACCGGATGATCGAGCGGTTCCAGCTGCTCGTCCCCGGCCCGGGCAACAACGGCATGCACGTGCACGTCGGCGTGCCCGACCCGGAGACCGGCGTGCAGGTGCTCAACCACGTGCGGCCGTGGCTGCCGCTGCTGCACGCGATGACCACCAACTCGCCCTTCGCCCGTGGCGCGGACACCGGCTACGCCAGTTGGCGGTCGGTGGAGTGGGAGCGCTGGCCGTCGGTGGCCCCGACGCCGTGGCTGGAGTCGCACGAGCACTACCAGCGGCTGATCCGCCAGTTGATCTCCAGCGGGGTGATGCTCGACGAGGGGATGCTCTACTGGTACGCCCGCCTGTCGGCGAAGTACCCGACGGTGGAGCTGCGGATCGGCGACGTCTGCCCGTCGGTGGACGACGCGGTGCTGGTCGCCGCGCTGGTCCGGGCCCTGGTGTCCACCGCGATGGCGGACGTCGAGGCCGGCCGACCGGCGTTGCGGACCGACCATCACCTGCTGGTCGGGGCGCACTGGCGGGCCGCCCACGACGGCCTGGAGGGCCAGGCCGTCGACGTCACCACCGGCGAGCTGGCCACCGCCTGGGAACTGTTGGACCGGTTCGTGGACCGGATGCGACCGGCGCTGGAGCAGCACGGCGACTGGGCCGAGGTGACCGACCTGCTGGGTGGGTTGCGCCGGCACGGCAGCGGGGCGGCGCGGCAACGCGCGGTGTACGCGCGCACCGGCCGACTCACCGACGTGGTGCAGGACGTCGCGCGACAGACCCGCGGTTGA
- a CDS encoding DUF6412 domain-containing protein: protein MPVPLGFLGFAWLSAFAQLTVLADRPVDLLAGAALTALVLLAVVLLARLRDRSGAPGVGPRWAGLRARSRGRRMPRQIDPDAAGRPRPRAPGHPSAA from the coding sequence GTGCCGGTGCCGCTGGGATTCCTCGGGTTCGCGTGGTTGTCCGCGTTCGCCCAGCTCACAGTGCTCGCCGACCGGCCGGTCGACCTGCTCGCGGGTGCCGCGCTGACCGCACTGGTGTTGCTCGCCGTGGTGCTGCTGGCGCGGCTGCGCGACCGCTCGGGTGCACCCGGCGTCGGGCCCCGTTGGGCCGGCCTGCGGGCCCGTTCCCGGGGTCGACGGATGCCCCGCCAGATCGACCCGGACGCCGCCGGTCGACCCCGTCCCCGCGCTCCCGGGCACCCCTCGGCCGCGTAG
- the yidC gene encoding membrane protein insertase YidC, producing the protein MLAFAPLHGVVGAAGTALSWLTDLLEPLAGGMATAAAIVLFTIAIRLLISPLTVVQVRGERRRAALAPQVRELQRRYADDPATLQREVFALYSEAGANPIAGCLPLLLQAPFLLVLYRLFTTSEGGTGLLEERLAGVPLGHHLTDGLTGAAGPLFAVLLAVLVAVAWWSSRRARRASAAVGTVAGTPTEGPGAAVLGRLLPLLPFTTVLVALVLPLAAVIYLVTTSLWSAAEQAVLRRPQAVSTNADADRR; encoded by the coding sequence ATGCTCGCCTTCGCACCACTGCACGGCGTTGTCGGCGCTGCCGGCACCGCGTTGTCCTGGCTCACCGATCTGCTCGAACCGCTGGCCGGCGGCATGGCGACCGCCGCCGCCATCGTGCTCTTCACCATCGCCATCAGACTGCTGATCTCGCCGCTCACCGTCGTGCAGGTCCGCGGCGAGCGACGCCGCGCGGCCCTCGCCCCGCAGGTGCGTGAGCTTCAGCGGCGGTACGCCGACGACCCGGCCACCCTTCAGCGCGAGGTGTTCGCGTTGTACTCCGAGGCCGGCGCGAACCCGATCGCCGGCTGCCTGCCGTTGCTGCTCCAGGCGCCGTTCCTGCTGGTCCTGTACCGGCTGTTCACCACGAGTGAGGGCGGCACCGGCCTGCTGGAGGAGCGGCTCGCCGGGGTGCCCCTGGGCCACCATCTCACCGACGGGCTGACCGGCGCGGCGGGTCCGCTGTTCGCCGTGCTGCTGGCGGTGCTGGTGGCGGTGGCCTGGTGGTCGTCGCGGCGGGCTCGTCGGGCCTCGGCGGCGGTCGGCACGGTGGCCGGTACGCCCACCGAGGGGCCGGGGGCGGCGGTGCTCGGGCGGCTGCTGCCCCTGCTGCCGTTCACGACCGTGCTGGTGGCGCTGGTGCTGCCGCTCGCCGCAGTGATCTACCTGGTGACCACGAGTCTGTGGTCGGCGGCCGAGCAGGCGGTGCTCCGTCGGCCGCAGGCGGTGTCGACGAACGCCGACGCAGATCGACGTTGA
- a CDS encoding carbohydrate-binding protein, whose protein sequence is MTPPSAAPAAPLVRRRLRLASVLLVATTTVLAGVTVTAQAAVPPPPTGWSTVWSDDFTGAAGTLPSSANWIIDTGHSYPGGPGNWGTGEIQNYTASTANVSHDGGGNLRITPLRDSGGGWTSARIETVRSNFKAPSGGVLAIEGRIQMPNVTGAAAAGYWPAFWALGAPYRGNYQNWPGIGEFDVMENVNGINSVWGVLHCGVAPGGPCNESNGLGASRACPGSSCQSAFHTYRFEWDASISPQQLRWYVDGQLYHTVTSSQVGASAWSQMTSHQGYFLLLNVAIGGAFPNGVAGSGTPTSATVPGRPMLVDYVAVYQRGSGTTPPPTTPPPSGTRDAYAQIQAESFNGQNGVLVEACSEGGQNIAALRNGDWVRYDNVEFGSASPRDFLARVASGAGGGASGLVEVRLGSPTATPIGSFAIGNTGGWQSWRSVPGNVGAVTGRHSVYLTFTSGQPNDFVNVNWFTFRR, encoded by the coding sequence ATGACACCTCCTTCGGCGGCCCCCGCCGCCCCGCTCGTCCGACGCCGGCTGCGGCTGGCCTCCGTCCTGCTCGTCGCCACCACCACCGTCCTGGCCGGCGTCACCGTCACCGCGCAAGCGGCCGTGCCGCCACCACCGACCGGCTGGAGCACGGTCTGGAGCGACGACTTCACCGGTGCCGCCGGCACCCTGCCCTCGTCCGCCAACTGGATCATCGACACCGGTCACAGCTATCCCGGTGGTCCGGGCAACTGGGGCACCGGCGAGATCCAGAACTACACCGCCAGCACCGCCAACGTCAGCCACGACGGTGGTGGCAACCTGCGGATCACGCCGCTGCGCGACAGCGGAGGCGGTTGGACCTCCGCCCGGATCGAGACCGTGCGCAGCAACTTCAAGGCCCCGTCCGGCGGCGTGCTCGCCATCGAGGGTCGCATCCAGATGCCGAACGTCACCGGCGCCGCGGCGGCCGGCTACTGGCCCGCGTTCTGGGCGCTCGGGGCGCCCTACCGGGGCAACTACCAGAACTGGCCGGGCATCGGTGAGTTCGACGTGATGGAGAACGTCAACGGCATCAACTCGGTCTGGGGCGTGCTGCATTGCGGCGTCGCGCCGGGCGGGCCGTGCAACGAGTCCAACGGCCTCGGCGCGTCCCGGGCCTGTCCGGGGTCGAGCTGCCAGTCCGCGTTCCACACGTACCGGTTCGAGTGGGACGCCTCGATCAGCCCGCAACAACTGCGCTGGTACGTCGACGGGCAGCTCTACCACACCGTCACGTCCAGTCAGGTCGGTGCGTCCGCCTGGTCGCAGATGACCTCGCACCAGGGCTACTTCCTGCTGCTCAACGTCGCGATCGGCGGGGCCTTCCCGAACGGTGTCGCCGGCAGCGGCACGCCGACCTCGGCCACCGTCCCGGGTCGGCCGATGCTCGTCGACTACGTGGCGGTGTACCAGCGCGGAAGTGGCACCACCCCGCCGCCGACCACACCGCCACCCTCCGGCACGAGGGACGCGTACGCGCAGATCCAGGCCGAGTCGTTCAACGGTCAGAACGGCGTGCTCGTCGAGGCGTGCTCGGAGGGTGGGCAGAACATCGCCGCGCTGCGCAACGGTGACTGGGTGCGCTACGACAATGTCGAGTTCGGCTCCGCCTCGCCCCGGGACTTCCTGGCCCGGGTCGCCTCCGGCGCGGGTGGCGGTGCGAGTGGCCTCGTCGAGGTGCGGTTGGGCAGCCCGACCGCGACGCCGATCGGCAGCTTCGCGATCGGCAACACCGGCGGTTGGCAGAGCTGGCGCTCGGTGCCCGGCAACGTGGGGGCGGTGACCGGTCGGCACTCCGTGTACCTGACCTTCACCAGTGGCCAGCCGAACGACTTCGTCAACGTCAACTGGTTCACCTTCCGCCGCTGA
- a CDS encoding cellulose binding domain-containing protein: MKRSRSFVLSLVTVLAATLGAAWVALPAYAAGATASFVKTADWGSGWEGKYTITNGGTSTINGWSLAFDLPSGTTLGSYWDALLTSAGQRHTFTNRSWNGTIAPGASVSFGFLASGSGSPSGCQLNGASCGGGTPPTTPPPTTPPPTTPPPTTPPPTNPPTGGLPEHLLTGYWHNFDNPAVELRLRDVPTEYDLVAVAFAEATSTPGALTFGVDPGLAASLGGYTDTDFTNDVRTLHSRGKKVILSVGGETGRVTVNDAASATAFADTAAALIARYGFDGIDIDLENGLNPTYMAQALRALRAKVGSSLIIAMAPQTIDMQNPAGGYFKLALDIKDILTVVNTQFYNSGAMLGCDQNAAYGQGTVNFIVALACIQLEAGLRPDQVGLGLPAGPGAAGGGIVAPSVVNAALDCLARGTNCGSFRPPRTYPGIRGAMTWSVNWDVSNGNTFARTVAPHLDTLP; the protein is encoded by the coding sequence ATGAAACGCTCCAGGTCATTTGTCCTGTCCCTGGTCACCGTGCTCGCCGCGACCCTCGGCGCGGCCTGGGTGGCACTGCCCGCGTACGCCGCGGGGGCCACCGCCAGCTTCGTCAAGACCGCCGACTGGGGTTCCGGTTGGGAGGGGAAGTACACCATCACCAACGGTGGCACCTCGACCATCAACGGCTGGAGCCTCGCCTTCGACCTGCCGTCCGGCACCACGCTCGGCAGCTACTGGGACGCGCTGCTCACCTCCGCGGGCCAGCGGCACACCTTCACCAACCGGTCCTGGAACGGCACCATCGCCCCGGGCGCCTCGGTCTCCTTCGGCTTCCTGGCCAGCGGCTCCGGCTCGCCCAGCGGCTGCCAGCTCAACGGCGCGTCGTGCGGCGGCGGCACCCCGCCCACCACACCACCGCCCACGACTCCGCCGCCGACCACGCCACCGCCCACCACCCCACCGCCGACGAACCCGCCCACCGGTGGCCTGCCCGAGCATCTGCTCACCGGCTACTGGCACAACTTCGACAACCCAGCCGTCGAGCTGCGGCTGCGTGACGTCCCCACCGAGTACGACCTGGTGGCGGTGGCCTTCGCCGAGGCCACCTCGACACCCGGCGCGCTCACCTTCGGCGTCGACCCCGGTCTCGCCGCGTCGCTCGGCGGCTACACCGACACGGACTTCACCAACGACGTACGCACCCTGCACAGCCGGGGCAAGAAGGTGATCCTCTCGGTGGGCGGTGAGACCGGCCGGGTCACCGTGAACGACGCCGCGTCGGCCACCGCGTTCGCCGACACGGCCGCCGCGCTGATCGCCCGGTACGGCTTCGACGGTATCGACATCGACCTGGAGAACGGCCTCAACCCGACGTACATGGCGCAGGCGCTGCGCGCGCTCCGGGCCAAAGTCGGGTCGAGCCTGATCATCGCGATGGCCCCGCAGACGATCGACATGCAGAACCCGGCCGGCGGTTATTTCAAGCTGGCGCTCGACATCAAGGACATCCTCACCGTCGTCAACACCCAGTTCTACAACTCCGGGGCGATGCTCGGCTGCGACCAGAACGCCGCGTACGGCCAGGGCACGGTGAACTTCATCGTCGCGTTGGCCTGCATCCAACTGGAAGCCGGGCTCCGCCCCGACCAGGTCGGCCTCGGTCTGCCCGCCGGACCGGGGGCGGCCGGTGGCGGCATCGTCGCGCCCAGCGTGGTCAACGCGGCGCTCGACTGCCTGGCCCGGGGCACCAACTGCGGCAGCTTCCGCCCGCCGCGCACCTATCCCGGCATCCGCGGTGCGATGACCTGGTCGGTGAACTGGGACGTCAGCAACGGCAACACCTTCGCCCGCACGGTGGCCCCGCACCTGGACACCCTGCCCTGA
- a CDS encoding IS701 family transposase — MTPDELLVVRQRLEAFAVDVFTPLVRSDQRAKGETYLRGLLLDGRRKSMQPMADRLGVDHQGLQQFVTTSTWDTEAVRMRLARRAVEVVAPVVWVVDDTGFPKDGKGSPGVARQYSGTLGKVANCQIGVSVHAVTDAASCPLDWRLFLPTSWDDQAVDEADRPEVIARRSRCGIPADEHHRPKWSMVVEMLDELAEQNLRPPLLAADAGYGDNSQFRGALDERSVDYIMQVKGDALAHTSDVQPVTRVWSGRGRPPTRTDPRYSKTAVSLVEHIRAAGRAATETITWREGSKGTMSSQFIFLRVRPAGHRVARDPNGLLPQRWLIAQWPDDQAEPVKYWLSSLPATTSHTDLIRYGKIRWRIEHDYRELKTGLGLDHFEGRSWIGWHRHVTLATAAHLFITELRLDPKADAPA, encoded by the coding sequence GTGACTCCTGACGAGCTTTTGGTTGTGCGGCAACGGCTTGAGGCGTTCGCCGTGGATGTGTTCACCCCTTTGGTGCGCTCGGATCAGCGGGCCAAGGGTGAGACGTATCTGCGAGGGCTGTTGCTGGACGGGCGGCGTAAGTCGATGCAGCCGATGGCGGATCGGCTTGGGGTGGATCATCAGGGGCTGCAACAGTTCGTGACGACCTCGACGTGGGACACCGAGGCGGTGCGGATGCGGTTGGCCCGTCGGGCGGTCGAGGTGGTCGCTCCGGTGGTGTGGGTGGTCGACGACACCGGTTTCCCGAAAGACGGCAAGGGCTCGCCGGGCGTGGCCAGGCAGTACTCCGGCACGTTGGGCAAGGTCGCGAACTGCCAGATCGGGGTGAGTGTCCACGCCGTCACTGACGCCGCGTCGTGTCCGCTGGATTGGCGGTTGTTCTTGCCGACGTCGTGGGACGACCAGGCTGTTGACGAGGCTGACCGCCCTGAGGTGATCGCTCGCCGGTCCCGGTGCGGGATACCTGCCGATGAGCATCACCGGCCGAAGTGGTCGATGGTCGTGGAGATGCTCGATGAGCTGGCCGAGCAAAATTTACGCCCGCCGTTGCTGGCAGCCGACGCCGGCTACGGCGATAACAGCCAGTTCCGCGGCGCTTTGGACGAGCGGTCCGTCGACTACATCATGCAGGTCAAAGGCGATGCCCTCGCCCACACATCAGACGTGCAGCCGGTGACGCGGGTGTGGTCCGGGCGGGGTCGCCCACCGACGCGCACCGACCCGCGCTACTCGAAGACTGCGGTCAGCCTGGTCGAGCACATTCGCGCCGCTGGACGAGCGGCCACGGAAACGATCACCTGGCGGGAAGGCTCGAAAGGCACGATGAGCTCCCAGTTCATCTTCCTACGAGTCCGCCCGGCCGGACACCGCGTCGCCCGTGACCCCAACGGGCTCCTGCCGCAGCGGTGGCTGATCGCCCAGTGGCCCGACGACCAGGCCGAACCGGTGAAGTACTGGCTGTCCAGCCTCCCTGCCACCACCAGCCACACCGACCTGATCCGCTACGGCAAGATCCGCTGGCGCATCGAACATGACTACCGCGAACTCAAGACCGGCCTCGGCCTGGACCACTTCGAAGGCCGCTCCTGGATCGGCTGGCACCGCCACGTCACCCTGGCCACCGCCGCGCACCTGTTCATCACCGAACTGCGCCTCGACCCAAAAGCGGATGCGCCGGCCTGA